gccccagtTCCTCCTGGCCCCAAACTGGGATTGGAGCCGGGGAGGGACCCTGGGACTGGCTTTGGGCTGGAGGTGACACTAcaaactgccccaaaccccaaattccagggGTGGGGAATTGAGCCAGAGCCCAAATTAACCCCACCACGAGggtctgccctgctcctcctcctcctcctcttcatcctcatcccACACTCCCAGAGTGAGATCCCAAACCAGCCCTGGCCTTGTGGAAAATCAAAACCAACCCACGTTCCCTTCTCTCAGCCCTGTGGAGGTCATGGgggcagaaatgcagcagctcctcccgaATTGGGCACCCCAGAGGGTTTTTTCACCGGCTGTGGGGGCTCAGGGGGGTGCAGCCCCCCCATCCCCGGCCCCTCAGAGCGTTTTTGCCCGGGCAGACTCGGCGGAGCCGGCGCCGTTCCccgggctggaggagcaggacgAGAGCTCCTCCATGAACCTGGAGTTCTCTCAGCTCTCCATGCTGCCACACCTGGCTGACCTGGTCAGCTACAGCATCCAGAAGGTGATCGGCTTTGCCAAGATGATCCCGGGGTTCAGGTGAGGCCTTGGATCCCAAATCCTTGTTTCCCACTCCTGGAATcctgtgctgccttttcctgcttccccttcccagctctggttTCGCGCTCTCCCCCTCCCTGGGttctccccttttcccaatACCTGGAGAACTCACCCAAATTCCACCAGGGAGAcgcccagagctcctgcagctctcgAGGGCTTTGTTCAGGTTCTGCTCCTTCCAAGATTTGGGGCAAAAATGCACCTGAAAAACCCCTGGGATGGAAATTTCTGGGGAGGGAGCCCCAGCTGCGGGGCTGGTGAGCAGCCTGggggtggcagctcctgctgggcctgggctgtgtcccccctgtcccctgaGCACCCTGACCCCCCCAGTCCTCCCGCAGGGATCTGTCTGCAGAGGACCAGATCGTGCTGCTCAAGTGCAGCGCCATCGAGGTGATCATGCTGCGCTCCAACCAGTCCTTCACCCTCGAGGACATGTCCTGGACCTGCGGCAGCAGCGACTTCAAGTACAGGGTCAGCGATGTCACCCAGGGTAAGGgaatcccagccccaaacccccaaattccccgGTTTTCCCCCTGCTGGGCCTTTCCTCCGTGTCTGGTTTTGTGCTGAGAAAGGGGGTGGCTCCAGCTccaaatggggggggggggggaaattttggggggggggggtgacaaGTGGCACCCCAACGTGtctgaaaaatccctttccaaGGACGAATCCccttgcagagggaaggagccTCTTGCAGCTCCCTGTGAGGCTCTGCTCTCTCCGCAGCCGGGCACagcatggacctgctggagccgCTGGTGAAATTCCAGGTGGGGCTCAAGAAGCTGAACCTGCACGAGGAGGAGCACGTGCTGCTCATGGCCATCTGCATCCTGTCCCCAGGTAGGGACAAACCCTGAGAACCcacagaagggaaggagaaaaccccaaatcctgaaaaAGCCACAAAAGGTGGGGGGGAAATCCCCCAAGCACGGCTGGCCCTAAAAAGGGACAAAAAGGAGGGAATCGCCCCAAACCCTAAAGAGAGATGAAAGGGAGGGAATCAGCTCAAACCCCACACAAGGGAGGGAATCACACCAAGCCCCCAAATCCCACGAGAGGGAGAGaatcaccccaaacccccaaatcccacgCAGGGGAGGGaatcaccccaaaccccgggagggaatcaccccaaaccccacaagAGGGAGGGAATCACCCCAAACACTAAAAAGGGATGAAAGGAAGGGAATCACTTCAAATCCTAAAAATCCACAAAAGGGAAGGaatcaccccaaaccccacaagAGGGAGGGAATCACCCCAAACACTAAAAAGGGATGAAAGGAAGGGAATCACTTCAAATCCTAAAAATCCACAAGAGGGAGGGaatcaccccaaacccccaaaccccacacaagGGAGGGaatcaccccaaacccccaaatcccacgcagggggggggggggggggggggggggggggggggggggggggggggggggggggggggggggggggggggggggggggggggggggggggggggggggggggggggggggggggggggggggggggggggggggggggggggggggggggggggggggggggNNNNNNNNNNNNNNNNNNNNNNNNNNNNNNCCAGAGGGAGGGaatcaccccaaaccccacgAGAGGGAGGgaaccaccccaaacccccaaaccccacgCAAGGGAGGGAATCACCCCAAGCCCCCAAACCCCGGGAGAGGAAGGGaatcaccccaaacccccaggggggggggggggggggggggggggggggggggggggggggggggggggggggggggggggggggggggggggggggggggggggggggggggggggggggggggggggggggggggggggggggggggggggggggggggggggggggggggggggggggggggggggggggggggggggaggcgcTGCAGGAGCGGCTCTcggaggtgctgcagagctaCATCCGCGCCCGGCACCCGCCGCCCGGCAGCCGCCTGCTCTACGCCAAGATGATCCAGAAGCTGGCGGACCTGCGCAGCCTGAACGAGGAGCACTCGCGGCAGTACCGCTGCCTGTCCTTCCAGCCCGAGCACAGCATGCAGCTCACGCCGCTGGTGCTCGAGGTGTTCGGCAACGAGATCTCCTGAGCCCGGCCCGGCATGTGCGGGATGAGCGGGGCTCGGGTTTGGCGGCGCCGCTCGGGTTTCTTCCCCGCGAGCTGCTGGATCCCTCCGTGGATGTTTTGGGGCCGGGCTGCCTCGAATCCGCTCTTTTTCCAAGGGGAAGCGCCGGGAGATGAACTCAGGGCGCCGCTGTGGGTgccgggctctgctcccccccccGGAATCCCACGGCACCCAGGGGCTcggacaccccaaatcccggccaggagctgccatggGCGATGTCCCCACAGCTCCAACACATCCCGTGTGCCGCTGCCGCCGGGCTGGGATGAGCCAGAGGCAGCTGAGAAAGCCCCGCCGGGGGAAATTTTGTCCTCAACCCTCAAAGGGAAGAGCAGAACGAGCTTTGTTTGCACTCCTTGGGaatgggggagctggggggccTCCAGGAGACACCCCCACTTCGGAGCTGGATCCCTCTGGGGGATGGGGTGATgatccctgggatgggacagggactcctgggatcccaaacccagcttggctttcccacccctgccacgtTCTGGAGGCGGCTCCAGGCCCTTGTTCCCACCCAGAGCAAACTCTGGGAAAGGGGATTTGGGAGCTGGGGGGCTCCAGACCCCTGGGAAAAGCCATCGCAGCCCCTCCCGGCCATGACCAATGGCCGGAGGGTCCCCAGTGGCCGGAGGGTCCCCGGCTCTGGCCAATAAACTCCTGCTTGGGCAAATCAACTCAGCCCCAGgttcgtgtgtgtgtgtgtccgtCCGTGCCTGTGAGTCCGTCCCTGGCTCCCCGGGGGGGCCGTGTGTGtctgtcccagagctgggtgGAGGTGGCAATGTCCCTGCAtccgtgtccctctgtcccccggtgtccccggtCCCGGCCGCCAGGGGGCGTGCTGGTCCCGCCCAATGCGCGTGCGCAGCCGCGGGGGCGGGGACGGGGGCGGGTCTAAACCCGGGCAAGCGCGGGAAAAACCCGGCGGGAAGAGCTGACGCTGATGTGGGCGTGGCCTCGCGGGGGCGGGGCCTCCCCGCCGCCATGCGCGGTGCCGCGCGCGCCGCCCGGTCCGTGGTCATGGCTGCGACGGGAACCGGGGCTGGCACCGGCACAGGGACCGGCACCGGCCACAAGCGGCCGCACCCCGAGCCCGCCGCCCGCATCGGCACCCACGACGGCACCTTCCACTGCGACGAGGCGCTGGCGTGTTTCCTGCTGCGCCTCCTGCCCCGCTACCGGGTACGGTCCCGCCCGGGGCATGAGCGGGACCGGTGCGCGGTGCGGTGCCGGGTCCCCGCGTCTTCCTCCTCTCTCGGTGTCACTTGAGCCCGTCCAGTGGCCGCTCTTCTGTTCCCGACCCCACCCGGGGGTCACCCTtatctcccccagcccctcctcaccgGGAGCCGCTCCCGCGGGTCCCCGGAGCCGCTCCCGGGGGTCCCCGGTGGTCCTGGGGACCCTCACCGCGTGTCCCCGGCAGGACGCGGAGATCGTGCGGACGCGGGACCCGCAGCGCCTGGCCGCCTGTGACGTGGTGGTGGACGTGGGGGGCGAGTACGACCCGGGGCGGCACCGCTACGACCACCACCAGAGGTGAGACCCCCGCTGGGGACCGCGGCGGCCCCGGGGGTCCCTGAGGTGACCGCGTGGCCCCGCAGGTCCTTCACGGAGTCCATGCGGAGCCTGCGGCCGGACAAGCCCTGGAGCACGAAGCTGAGCAGCGCCGGGCTCGTCTATTGTCACTTCGGGTCCCAGATCCTCGCGGGGCTCCTGGGGCAGCCCGAGGACGGGCCCGTGGTCACAGCGCTCTATGACAAGGTGACAGGGGTGACGGGGCGTCTGCCAGGGACCAGtttgtggcagctgctggggcagtttGGCTTCTTCTAGccaagctgagctctgctgtcccctcactgtcctCTCTGTCCCCGCTGTTCTCCCTCCATTGTCCCTTTACTGTTCTGCCCCATCCCCCCTTGCTGTTCCCTCACTGTTCCTCACGTCCCCCTCCTCCGTCCCCTTTCCCCTTcgctgtcccctcgctgtccccagctgtaCGAGAACTTCGTGGAGGAGATCGATGCCATGGACAACGGGATCGCGCCGGCGGCGGGGGAGCCGCGCTACGCCCTGAGCACCACGCTGAGCGCCCGCGTGGGGCACCTGAACCCCCGCTGGAACGAGCCCGACCAGGACACCGAGGTGGGGACAGCCCCGGGACCCTCCCGTCAGGGGCACCCTGCTCGGGGACCCTGCTGAGCCCCGTGcgcccccgtgtccccaggcgGGCTTCAGGAGGGCCATGGAGCTGGTGGGCAGCGAGTTCCTGGAGCGCCTGGACTTCTACCAGCGGGCCTGGCTGCCGGCGCGGGCGCTGGTGGAAGAGGCCGTCCGGCACCGCTTCGAGGTAATGCCGAGCCAGCCCGGGGGCGgcctggaattttgggggagAACTGGGGCTGCGGGGAGGCCAAATCCCTTCAGTAAAAACCTCTGGGGGGAGCTTTGCTCCCCACATGCTGCAcggtccctgcatccctgcaggaggTCACACCCAGGTTTTGGGGAACACCGGGCCCAGGGTGGTTTCGGGGGtcacccccgtgtccccccccccGCAGGTGGACGCCAGCgggcaggtgctggagctgtcGCAGGGTGGCTGTCCCTGGAAGGAGCACCTGTTCCAGCTGGAGCGGGAGCTGGCCCTGCCCCGGCCCCTGCAGCTCGTGCTGTTCCCGGACCGGGGCGGGCAGTGGCGGGTGCAGAGCGTCCCCGCAGCCCCCCACAGCTTCCAGAGCCGGTGAGACCCCTCCCCCGGCCCTGCCACggcccctctgtgctgccagggccGCTCTCCAGCGCTGTGTCCCCCACAGGCTCCCCCTGCCCGAGGCCTGGCGGGGGCTGCGGGACGAGGCGCTGTCCGAGCTGGCCGGAATTCCCGGCTGCGTCTTCGTCCACGCCAGCGGCTTCATcggggggaagggggggggggggggggggggggggggggggggggggggggggggggggggggggggggggggggggggggggggggggggggggggggggggggggggggggggggggggggggggggggggggggggggggggggggggggggggggggggggggggggggagcggctTCAGCGGGGGGAACCGGACCCGGGAGGGGGCCTTGGAGATGGCCCGGAGGAcgctggagctgggggggggcACAGAGAGCACctgagccccctccccagcgGGGTCACCCCGGTGTGGGGCCGCAGGGACGCTGCAGGGACCGTTCCTGCTCGGATCCCCGGTTCTCCGAGGGATCcgctgtgctggggagggggagcagcccctcccGGGGGTCTCAGAGCATCCACCCCCCCGTGCCCgacagctgccagcccagccagagACTTTTTGGCTCCATTTCCTGGGAGTTTGTCCCCGTTCCTGTCACACCCCTGCACCGAAGCGCTGCCAGCACCAGTAAAAACCAGTGTGTGCCCAGTGGATTTGCTGTtgggggggtccctgggggAGCTGCGTGTGACAGCGAGGGGTTGCTGTGACTCGGGGACAGCCGTGACCCCCCCCCCGGAGCGCGGGGACAGAGCCGGTGCcacccccccgggggggggggggggggggggggggggggggggggggggggggggggggggggggggggggggggggggggggggggggggggggggggggggggggggggggggggggggggggggggggggggggggggggggggggggggggggggggggggggggggggggggggggggggggggggggggggggggggggggggggggggggggggggggggggggggggggggggggggggggggggggggggggggggggggggggggggggggggggggggggggggggggggggggggggggggggggggggggggggggggggggggggggggggggggggggggggggggggggggggggggggggggggggggggggggggggggggggggggggggggggggggggggggggggggggggggggggggggggggggggggggggggggggggggggggggggggggggggggggggggggggggggggggggggggggggggggggggggggggggggggggggggggggggggggggggggggggggggggggggggggggggggggggggggggggggggggggggggggggggggggggggggggggggggggggggggggggggggggggggggggggggggggggggggggggggggggggggggggggggggggggggggggggggggggggggggggggggggggggggggggggggggggggggggggggggggggggggggggggggggggggggggggggggggggggggggggggggggggggggggggggggggggggggggggggggggggggggggggggggggggggggggggggggggggggggggggggggggggggggggggggggggggggggggggggggggggggggggggggggggggggggggggggggggggggggggggggggggggggggggggggggggggggggggggggggggggggggggggggggggggggggggggggggggggggggggggggggggggggggggggggggggggggggggggggggggggggggggggggggggggggggggggggggggggggggggggggggggggggggggggggggggggggggtgaggggtgggggtgggggTCTCCCCCTTGCTCtggggaggattttgggggtgctggggctgttggggtggggggagcagGGGCCCTGTGCCCTCCCCGGCCTCCCTGCCAGCGCCGTGTAATCCTGGGATTAAGGCAGTGTAATCCCAGGGTTTCTCCGTGCTGCCCCCCTCTCTGGGGGggtccagctgctgcccccaccctgcggggccggggggggcTCACGTGGGGCAGCACGAGCACCCTGGGGCCCCCAGGGTTGGGGTTTAGGGACCCACAGAGGGGTTGGTTCACCTTGGGGGTTTCGGTTCAGCCTCCAGACGAAGCCTGGGGGTTGTGCGTgtagccaaaaaaaaacccaaacgcCTTCAGCCATCACCTTTCCCCCAAACGCGGCTCTTTGACCCCAaaagagcagccctggcccatgggctgcagtgggaTCACACCAGCAGGTTCTGGGAGTTCACTCTGAGCTCTTTCtgaccccaaaaaaccaaccctggagcccccagagcccctccagACCCACAGGACTTCCCCAGTTCACCCCCAAAAATCTCCCAGTCCCACCGGGGAGAGGAAAGCAgcggggagggaggggaaatgcagctttaatgggggcaggagcagcagcgccaggccctgggcagggctgggaggtcTCAGAGCTCGGAGAAGAGCGGCTGCTCCCCCCCCCcggccctgggcagggctgggaggtcTCAGAGCTCGGAGAAGAGCGGCTGCTCCCGCACGCTGCCCAGCGCGGGCACGGGGCTGCGGCGGGGGCTGCGCGGCTCCAGGGCGCTGACGAAGAAGAAGGGGATGTGGGAGATCCTCCCCGAggaccagcactgcaggagagaGCGCCAACAGCTCGGGAATGGGAAAATCCCCTGGGGATGGAGTCCAGCCCAGACCTGACGCCACCCCAACACCCGGGGTTGTCACCAAGTGCCACGTCCAGGCTTTGCTTgaacacccccagggatggggcctcccctgccagccccttcccatgTCCAGCCACCCcttctgggaagaaattcctcctaaaGTGCACCCCAGAcctgccctggtcctgccaCTCTCAcctggctgccccctcctgtcaggagtTACAGGAAGGGATGgggtcccccctgagccccctccTGTCCAGGCTGAGCCCCACGGAGCtgcagacccttccccagccccgttccctcctctggacatgcCCCAGATCCCAAAATCCTTCCTGAACTGGGAGGTCCACACAGCACCCGAGGTTAACCCTCCTCTCCTGGGAGCCCCGTGGCTCACACCGACCCCAGCCcccttcccagtgccaccagtgccccCCGGGCTGGGAATGGCCGGGGAGGGACTCACCACGGTCAGGAGGGCGccctgagggaagcaggggtggaaggagatgagctggggctgggcgCCGCGCTCGCCCCGCACGAAGCCGCTGTGGGGTGGGGCAACAGCCGGGTTATGGCCCGGGAAATCCCCCTGCCAGGGAACTGGGGTCTTTGggatccgggggggggggggggggggggggggggggggggggggggggggggggggggggggggggggggggggggggggggggggggggggggggggggggggggggggggggggggggggggggggggggggggggggggggggggggggggggggggggggggggggggggggggggggggggggggggggggggggggggggggggggggggggggggggggggggggggggggggggggggggggggggggggggggggggggggggggggggggggggggggggggggggggggggggggggggggggggggggggggggggggggggggggggggggggggggggggggggggggggggggggggggggggggggggggggggggggggggggggggggggggggggggggggggggggggggggggggggggggggggggggggggggggggggggggggggggggggggggggggggggggggggggggggggggggggggggggggggggggggggggggggggggggggggggggggggggggggggggggggggggggggggggggggggggggggggggggggggggggggggggggggggggggggggggggggggggggggggggggggggggggggggggggggggg
This genomic stretch from Ficedula albicollis isolate OC2 unplaced genomic scaffold, FicAlb1.5 N00445, whole genome shotgun sequence harbors:
- the VDR gene encoding vitamin D3 receptor, with translation MKRKAMFTCPFSGDCHITKDNRRHCQACRLKRCLDIGMMKEFILTDEEVQRKREMILKRKEEEALKESLKPKLSEEQQKVIDVLLEAHRKTYDPTYADFTKFRPPVRSNPSSRGAPKSSSLLTQDLSSEDSSDLFGFSTFPDSAEPAPFPGLEEQDESSSMNLEFSQLSMLPHLADLVSYSIQKVIGFAKMIPGFRDLSAEDQIVLLKCSAIEVIMLRSNQSFTLEDMSWTCGSSDFKYRVSDVTQAGHSMDLLEPLVKFQVGLKKLNLHEEEHVLLMAICILSPGRDKP
- the LOC101817379 gene encoding UPF0160 protein MYG1, mitochondrial, translating into MRGAARAARSVVMAATGTGAGTGTGTGTGHKRPHPEPAARIGTHDGTFHCDEALACFLLRLLPRYRDAEIVRTRDPQRLAACDVVVDVGGEYDPGRHRYDHHQRSFTESMRSLRPDKPWSTKLSSAGLVYCHFGSQILAGLLGQPEDGPVVTALYDKLYENFVEEIDAMDNGIAPAAGEPRYALSTTLSARVGHLNPRWNEPDQDTEAGFRRAMELVGSEFLERLDFYQRAWLPARALVEEAVRHRFEVDASGQVLELSQGGCPWKEHLFQLERELALPRPLQLVLFPDRGGQWRVQSVPAAPHSFQSRLPLPEAWRGLRDEALSELAGIPGCVFVHASGFIGGNRTREGALEMARRTLELGGGTEST